A window of Bacteroidota bacterium contains these coding sequences:
- a CDS encoding AAA family ATPase yields the protein MASIFDNTLELPNAGIKERTANLIGFEAKFQRIYGNLKLLLDQEGLKEWSKKHHKMELPVISQLTERYPLIILAGDAGTGKTVSAEAIADRMVRELKKEGFFLKLSTRVRGEGLHGQMGNLVNDAFAEVKKQAGKNRLAFLLIDEADAIATTRSTMQMHQEEKAAVNTLIQKIDEIRELKGRAIIFMSTNRLHFIDEAIIRRAAVILEFERPTEQERKDLFQLSLEGIDFSKKELQELADLTGPERNNEVGHSFSDVRLKILPEAIAVCFPDSPLNFEVLCETIKNIKPSPQIK from the coding sequence ATGGCATCTATCTTTGACAATACGCTTGAACTTCCTAATGCAGGAATTAAAGAGCGAACAGCAAACCTTATTGGCTTTGAAGCAAAGTTTCAAAGGATTTACGGCAACTTAAAACTATTGCTTGACCAAGAGGGATTGAAAGAGTGGAGCAAAAAGCATCACAAAATGGAGTTACCGGTTATCAGTCAACTTACAGAAAGGTATCCTCTCATTATTCTTGCAGGTGATGCAGGGACTGGCAAAACCGTTTCAGCAGAAGCTATTGCAGACAGAATGGTAAGAGAATTGAAAAAGGAAGGTTTTTTTCTTAAACTTAGCACAAGGGTTAGAGGCGAGGGCTTGCACGGACAAATGGGAAACTTAGTCAATGATGCCTTTGCTGAAGTAAAAAAACAAGCAGGCAAAAACCGCTTAGCTTTTTTACTCATTGACGAAGCTGATGCAATTGCAACAACCCGGTCGACAATGCAAATGCACCAAGAAGAAAAAGCTGCTGTAAATACTCTCATTCAAAAGATTGATGAAATAAGAGAGTTAAAAGGTAGAGCGATTATTTTCATGTCCACCAACCGACTTCACTTTATTGACGAAGCTATTATAAGACGAGCAGCCGTAATATTAGAATTTGAAAGACCAACCGAACAAGAACGGAAAGACCTTTTTCAATTGAGTCTTGAAGGAATTGATTTTTCGAAAAAAGAATTGCAAGAACTTGCGGACTTGACAGGTCCAGAGCGGAACAATGAAGTAGGGCATTCTTTTTCAGATGTTCGTTTAAAGATTTTGCCTGAAGCAATCGCTGTATGTTTCCCTGATAGTCCGCTGAATTTTGAAGTTCTTTGTGAGACAATTAAAAATATAAAGCCAAGTCCACAAATTAAATGA
- a CDS encoding nucleotidyltransferase, producing MRLTNTQLQNFIGRIKLKQEDMPKYRDQINNLRSKLETKIKEDKRTGMKVTKFILAGSWKKGTILKPTGEHPIDVDLVLYVEGDESLKDDLKKLHDFVVQYLEEIYPTKDIKRDVDAEGNTKSIKIKFTGTGLELDIVPVVPMTTPKEYVWQPQRGGGGKRYVTSVTKQLEFSQERKVKNASYTSIVRAIKWWKNYKELKPIDDESGLSSFVIELIVSHLEIEEKVESEIEAGIIRFFRFVSDPNFPVLKFKNAINSVPASFDTPIYAADPTNNENNAAKKLDKTVWKEVISEAKDAFDSLFIAQAKPGEGETIEEWKHVFGPTFNISNEQ from the coding sequence ATGAGATTAACTAATACTCAATTACAAAACTTTATCGGCAGAATAAAACTCAAGCAAGAGGACATGCCGAAATACCGAGACCAGATTAACAACCTAAGGAGTAAGTTAGAAACCAAAATAAAAGAAGACAAGCGAACAGGAATGAAAGTAACCAAATTCATTCTTGCGGGTTCATGGAAGAAAGGAACCATCCTAAAACCGACAGGAGAACACCCTATTGATGTTGACTTGGTTCTTTATGTTGAAGGTGACGAAAGTTTGAAAGACGATTTGAAAAAGCTTCACGACTTTGTTGTACAATATCTTGAAGAAATCTACCCGACTAAGGACATCAAAAGAGATGTGGATGCCGAGGGCAATACTAAATCAATCAAAATAAAATTTACCGGAACGGGACTTGAATTGGATATTGTTCCAGTAGTACCAATGACAACACCAAAGGAATATGTTTGGCAACCCCAGCGAGGTGGTGGCGGTAAACGATATGTTACCAGTGTAACCAAACAGTTGGAATTCTCCCAAGAGAGAAAAGTAAAGAACGCTTCTTACACTTCCATAGTAAGAGCAATAAAATGGTGGAAAAATTACAAGGAGCTAAAACCAATTGATGATGAGTCAGGGCTTTCGTCCTTTGTAATTGAGTTGATAGTTTCCCATCTTGAAATTGAAGAGAAAGTTGAAAGCGAAATTGAAGCAGGCATTATCAGATTTTTTCGCTTCGTTAGCGACCCAAACTTTCCAGTACTCAAATTCAAAAATGCAATTAATTCAGTTCCTGCAAGCTTTGACACACCAATTTATGCAGCAGACCCAACGAACAACGAAAACAATGCTGCAAAAAAATTGGACAAAACAGTTTGGAAAGAAGTAATCAGTGAGGCCAAAGACGCTTTTGATTCGCTTTTTATAGCTCAAGCAAAACCGGGCGAAGGAGAAACCATTGAAGAATGGAAACATGTTTTTGGGCCAACTTTTAATATATCAAACGAACAATAA
- a CDS encoding DUF4935 domain-containing protein, with amino-acid sequence MKYITLDTCVWLGLIKIDLHNDNNVFEEICYWIEGKHLTHIVPENIIREWDRNKVKKTVEIIKHIKSLNQNVISSFRGISDIVSAYQPDVVEEIITKRIERVDAIFKTHSEIAYENHDIYNDAIKRNFDCLAPNHTEDSFRDTVNIITLSHYLKAKGYTECYFSTINYSDFSAEKQRKHELHPQLEGVFKGVNLQYVFCDEEPFAGKLMFLLRPSLDNFQDFLKERKRLKEVELLEEMKTPVFENIESPDTDFLENIKHIDIIISKQAPTLFERNILKMLIQKHQSYNQYFLQNVGNNGMV; translated from the coding sequence ATGAAATATATCACACTCGATACTTGTGTTTGGTTGGGCCTGATAAAAATAGATCTTCATAATGACAACAATGTCTTTGAGGAAATTTGTTATTGGATCGAAGGCAAACACTTAACGCACATTGTCCCCGAAAATATAATTCGTGAGTGGGATAGAAATAAAGTAAAAAAAACAGTCGAAATCATAAAGCACATAAAATCATTAAACCAAAATGTAATTAGTTCTTTTAGAGGAATCTCCGATATTGTTTCTGCATATCAACCAGATGTTGTTGAGGAAATTATTACAAAAAGAATAGAAAGGGTAGATGCTATATTTAAAACTCATTCCGAAATAGCATATGAAAATCATGATATTTATAATGATGCAATCAAAAGAAATTTCGACTGCTTGGCTCCGAATCACACGGAAGATAGTTTTCGAGATACTGTAAATATTATTACTCTCAGCCATTACCTAAAAGCAAAGGGATATACGGAGTGCTATTTTTCAACTATAAATTATTCAGACTTTAGTGCGGAAAAGCAACGTAAGCATGAGCTTCACCCACAATTGGAAGGTGTTTTTAAAGGTGTAAATCTTCAATATGTTTTTTGTGATGAAGAGCCTTTTGCAGGTAAGCTTATGTTTCTATTAAGACCCTCTCTAGATAACTTTCAAGATTTTCTGAAAGAAAGAAAAAGATTGAAAGAAGTCGAATTATTAGAGGAAATGAAGACCCCTGTTTTTGAAAATATTGAGAGTCCTGATACGGATTTTCTTGAGAATATAAAGCACATTGATATTATTATTTCCAAACAAGCTCCGACACTATTTGAACGCAACATTCTTAAAATGCTTATTCAAAAGCATCAAAGCTATAATCAGTATTTTTTACAAAACGTAGGAAATAATGGGATGGTTTAA
- a CDS encoding T9SS type A sorting domain-containing protein, with translation MLSKYYILKSFIGFVTRNALLFLLFFCTKLTAQITYYTPIDSIRIDSTDWGFEKYSIIKDSIGTDGLFYKGVGNYYNNNNPTQNNSWFKSSEYDIDKRKIKYRVWNEVNGVRNYFLNERFAYNGKGLKTHYSNSTINREQDTSWIYTDFDSLLSMTFIDHDLINNISKGIKYDYAYDSDNKLSRMIPTILSSGVWVQQWEFNYYYGNGGNLPETLLVNHLGIQYQRDLSYKNISGKDSLIIKQLKDQSTNLWTTKYSHEYSYDTVGRLIRHMEWYGPPANLESESEETWIYNNNNQLLRRQFIYYGGGGNSTAYTYYSNGRVATYYYGNGDSMGNYDYEEHNYRYLPVSLPSLNAFDFLIYPNPATDNIEILINIEQKGICTIRLFNSLGQVVINQLTELPSGNSSVHIPLNSITKGLYLIGVDFGKSTLTKKLSIIK, from the coding sequence ATGCTCTCAAAATATTATATTCTCAAAAGTTTTATTGGCTTTGTTACGCGTAATGCACTACTATTTTTATTATTTTTTTGCACCAAACTAACAGCCCAAATAACCTATTATACTCCTATCGATTCTATTAGAATTGACAGTACTGATTGGGGTTTTGAAAAATACAGTATTATTAAAGATTCTATTGGCACAGATGGTTTATTTTATAAAGGTGTTGGTAATTATTACAACAACAATAATCCTACACAAAACAATTCCTGGTTTAAAAGTTCAGAATATGATATTGATAAAAGAAAGATAAAATATCGAGTGTGGAATGAAGTCAACGGTGTTAGAAACTATTTCCTTAATGAGAGATTCGCTTATAATGGGAAAGGATTAAAAACTCATTATTCAAATTCAACAATTAATAGGGAGCAAGACACAAGTTGGATTTACACTGATTTTGATAGTCTACTTTCAATGACCTTCATAGACCATGATTTAATTAATAACATTTCCAAAGGGATAAAGTATGACTATGCTTATGATAGTGACAATAAACTATCTCGAATGATTCCAACTATTTTATCTTCAGGTGTCTGGGTTCAGCAATGGGAATTCAATTATTATTATGGGAATGGTGGCAACTTACCGGAAACACTTTTAGTAAATCACTTAGGAATTCAATATCAACGCGATCTTTCTTATAAAAATATAAGCGGTAAGGATTCATTAATTATTAAACAGCTCAAAGACCAATCAACAAATTTGTGGACTACTAAATATTCACATGAGTATAGCTATGATACAGTTGGAAGGCTCATACGTCATATGGAATGGTATGGCCCCCCTGCAAATTTGGAATCTGAGTCTGAAGAAACATGGATCTATAATAATAATAACCAACTGTTAAGAAGGCAGTTTATATATTACGGTGGTGGAGGAAACAGTACTGCTTATACCTATTACTCAAATGGTAGGGTTGCAACATATTATTACGGGAATGGTGACTCAATGGGGAATTACGATTACGAAGAACATAATTATCGCTATCTTCCGGTTAGTTTGCCCTCATTAAATGCTTTTGATTTTTTGATTTATCCTAATCCGGCTACTGATAATATTGAGATTTTGATAAACATCGAACAAAAAGGAATTTGCACTATCAGGCTGTTTAATAGTTTGGGACAAGTTGTAATTAATCAGCTTACTGAATTGCCATCAGGAAACTCAAGTGTTCACATTCCATTAAATTCAATTACAAAAGGACTTTATCTTATTGGAGTTGATTTTGGCAAAAGTACCCTGACAAAAAAATTAAGCATAATTAAATAA
- a CDS encoding T9SS type A sorting domain-containing protein → MKDIVKFIFCFLFSASLNCESQSLFQRYYSGASDNFQSDIVALSDSGFLLARQAIENRSAFFQLIRLNQQGDTLWTKSDYDTILSTFYCIVPAGNGNYYIGGTFLPDSLPQYGVVAKINDSGNLLWKKEFKDSVTTIRQITLLKDGDLLLSSVFCKNPYSPRERNIRVDSLFNIKWAKNLGEYNTPAEVKEEINGNLLISSIRYGGGSSISFLDSNGNSTIGIYPTCYVYRSAFKKNAFWKNNDTLISILTYWPGLPNQNTQAEYILTEINQNGQPLPFKVINDSLFDFVTMIERLPNKNFVVCGKRIKNFFESEMVVVLLDSLYHTIWERSIHNYPIECAIATKVTQDNRIILLGSYDTYFHTLHGFSITAIDSTGNIIGIQNTYANNQQNWMVFPNPAVDEIQFQFLGEILQQDKLCLTIYNSIGQLVHTKEIQKLSSKVSTQKLNSGYYFFKIESISGKHFASGKFSVEK, encoded by the coding sequence ATGAAAGATATTGTAAAATTCATATTTTGTTTCTTATTCTCAGCTTCTTTAAACTGTGAGTCCCAATCTTTATTTCAGCGATACTATTCCGGTGCCAGCGATAATTTCCAAAGCGATATTGTCGCGCTATCGGATAGTGGATTTTTATTAGCGCGTCAAGCAATTGAAAACCGAAGTGCATTTTTTCAGCTCATACGGCTCAACCAACAAGGTGATACTTTATGGACAAAGTCTGACTATGATACTATTTTATCCACCTTTTACTGTATTGTTCCCGCTGGTAATGGAAACTATTATATCGGTGGGACATTCCTACCGGACTCACTCCCTCAATATGGAGTGGTTGCAAAAATTAACGATTCAGGAAACCTACTTTGGAAAAAGGAATTTAAAGATTCAGTAACTACTATAAGACAAATTACACTTCTGAAGGATGGTGACCTCCTGCTAAGTTCTGTTTTTTGTAAAAATCCATACTCGCCCCGTGAAAGAAACATCAGGGTTGACTCACTTTTCAATATCAAATGGGCAAAAAACCTAGGCGAATATAATACCCCTGCAGAAGTTAAAGAAGAAATTAATGGCAATTTGCTGATATCTTCAATAAGATACGGTGGAGGTTCCTCCATAAGCTTCCTTGACTCAAATGGCAATAGTACAATTGGAATTTACCCTACTTGCTATGTATATCGATCTGCATTCAAGAAAAATGCATTTTGGAAGAATAATGATACCCTGATTTCAATACTCACATATTGGCCAGGTCTGCCTAACCAGAACACTCAAGCAGAATACATACTTACAGAAATTAATCAAAATGGACAACCTCTACCCTTTAAGGTGATAAATGATTCTCTTTTTGATTTTGTGACAATGATTGAGCGGTTACCAAATAAGAATTTTGTTGTTTGCGGAAAAAGAATTAAAAATTTTTTTGAATCAGAAATGGTCGTGGTGCTCTTGGATTCTTTATACCACACCATATGGGAAAGATCCATTCACAATTATCCTATTGAATGCGCAATCGCTACTAAAGTTACTCAAGATAATAGAATAATTTTACTAGGATCCTATGATACCTATTTTCATACGCTTCATGGCTTTTCAATCACAGCTATAGATTCTACAGGAAATATTATTGGAATTCAAAATACTTATGCCAATAACCAACAAAATTGGATGGTTTTTCCAAATCCAGCTGTAGACGAAATTCAATTCCAATTTTTGGGAGAAATTCTGCAACAAGATAAGTTATGTCTTACTATTTACAATTCAATTGGGCAGTTGGTTCATACAAAAGAAATTCAAAAACTTTCATCCAAAGTATCAACTCAAAAATTGAATTCCGGCTATTACTTCTTCAAAATTGAAAGTATTTCAGGAAAGCATTTTGCAAGTGGAAAATTTTCGGTTGAAAAATAA
- a CDS encoding chloride channel protein: MRFIQVIKRIHQIIEWTQLRLNKKQFILLSSVLVGLSVGLAAIVLKTFVHYIFVAATYNHFGHNKYIFIALPTLGIFLTVWLVQRIFKGKLDKGISQIHYSIAKKSSFVPKEQMYAQILTSSLTVGFGGSAGLEAPIVITGAAFGANYSKTYHLNYKERTLLLACGIAAGIGAAFNAPIAGVLFALEVLLIDISISAFTPLIISAATGALISEIILQDNILLSFKLQQPFNYNNVPFYILLGLLAGLISVYHSRVFSKIEGLFSKSINSVYLNVAIGGIALAFLLFIFPSLFGEGYQSIKMLAMQKPQNLLDHSFFQNYKSNEWFVLVMVGVLIFVKAIATALTLGSGGNGGNFAPALFVGSYLGFFVSHLLNLLHLTNLPESNFTLVGMAGILSGLYHAPLTAIFLIAEITGGYTLMIPLMIVSSISYAISKYFETYSMDTKKLGQSGKIFTYDRDHNILTTIRTTNLVETNFQKINPDDTLGHLVEIISKSKRNIFPVTNDKNKLLGIIILDNIRDIMFKNDMYSKVTAKELMTNPPALLSSTQTMESVMKKFDETGAWNLPVIDNGLYIGFISKSSVFSSYRAKLKAGTIA; this comes from the coding sequence ATGAGATTTATTCAGGTAATAAAAAGAATTCATCAAATTATTGAATGGACACAATTACGTCTCAATAAGAAACAATTCATTTTGTTATCGAGCGTTCTTGTTGGCCTTTCCGTCGGACTAGCTGCAATTGTTTTAAAAACATTCGTTCATTATATTTTTGTGGCTGCTACCTATAATCATTTTGGGCATAACAAATATATTTTTATTGCACTACCTACCTTGGGGATATTCCTAACAGTGTGGTTGGTGCAGAGAATATTTAAAGGGAAATTAGATAAAGGTATTTCTCAAATTCATTATTCAATTGCAAAAAAATCAAGTTTTGTTCCCAAAGAACAAATGTATGCTCAAATTTTAACGAGTTCATTAACTGTTGGCTTTGGTGGGTCTGCAGGGCTAGAGGCACCCATTGTGATAACTGGTGCTGCCTTTGGGGCAAATTATTCTAAAACTTATCATCTTAATTATAAAGAACGTACCTTATTGCTAGCATGCGGAATTGCTGCCGGTATCGGGGCAGCATTTAATGCTCCTATTGCAGGAGTCCTCTTCGCCCTTGAGGTTTTACTTATTGATATTAGTATTTCAGCATTTACACCACTCATTATTTCTGCAGCAACCGGTGCTCTTATTTCTGAAATTATTCTTCAAGATAATATTTTATTATCCTTCAAGTTGCAGCAACCTTTTAATTATAACAATGTTCCGTTTTATATTCTTTTAGGCTTGCTTGCCGGTTTAATTTCAGTGTATCATTCCAGAGTTTTTAGCAAAATAGAAGGCTTATTTAGTAAATCTATTAACTCAGTTTATTTAAATGTAGCAATTGGTGGAATCGCTTTAGCATTTTTACTTTTTATTTTTCCATCTCTTTTTGGCGAAGGCTATCAAAGCATTAAAATGCTTGCAATGCAAAAACCGCAGAATTTATTGGACCATAGTTTTTTTCAAAATTATAAAAGCAATGAATGGTTTGTTTTAGTAATGGTTGGAGTTTTAATATTTGTAAAAGCCATAGCAACTGCCTTAACCTTAGGAAGTGGCGGAAATGGTGGAAATTTTGCCCCAGCTCTTTTTGTTGGTTCCTACCTGGGATTCTTTGTTTCACACCTTTTAAATCTCTTGCACCTAACTAATTTGCCTGAAAGCAATTTCACACTTGTTGGCATGGCCGGAATACTCAGTGGTCTTTATCATGCTCCACTTACCGCAATATTCTTAATCGCAGAGATAACAGGAGGATACACTTTAATGATTCCGTTAATGATTGTTTCTTCCATCAGTTATGCAATTTCAAAATACTTTGAAACCTATTCAATGGATACTAAAAAGCTAGGTCAAAGCGGGAAAATTTTCACATATGACAGAGATCATAATATTTTAACAACTATTCGAACAACGAATTTGGTCGAAACCAATTTTCAAAAAATAAATCCCGATGACACTTTGGGCCATTTAGTTGAAATTATCTCTAAATCTAAAAGGAATATTTTCCCTGTTACCAATGATAAAAATAAATTGTTAGGTATTATCATTCTTGATAATATCCGCGATATAATGTTTAAGAATGATATGTACTCTAAAGTAACAGCCAAAGAATTAATGACCAACCCACCGGCACTGCTATCGTCTACTCAAACAATGGAATCGGTAATGAAAAAATTCGATGAAACCGGAGCTTGGAATTTGCCGGTTATTGACAATGGTTTATACATTGGTTTCATTTCTAAGTCGAGTGTGTTTTCAAGCTACAGAGCAAAATTAAAAGCAGGAACCATTGCCTAA
- a CDS encoding sodium:proton antiporter, translating to MDIFHLISLIIVISAAFAYLNFRFLKLPASIGLMLMSLGLSILVLVVGNFFPSIKQKIATELLGINFSDLLLEGLLSFMLFAGAIHVKFADLKSEKLNILLLSTVSVLISTFVIGFSTFYLFNFLGIKVQIIHSLLFGALISPTDPIAVLSILKSAGVSKSLETKMAGESLFNDGVAVVVFITILQFAVPNANITISNVLLLFGQEALGGLILGLAIGWISFKLIASIDNYQVEVLITLAMVMGGYTLAHYLHVSGPLAMVAAGIITGNKARDFGMSKITTEYVDKFWELVDEILNAILFVIMGLELLLIKSNATLIFASLLMVIISIITRYFSIFIPAFFVHINEKMNQKVLIILTWGGLRGGISIALALSIQPNMDKDIWVTATYIIVCFSILVQGLTVGKLAQKLK from the coding sequence ATGGATATTTTTCACTTAATTTCCTTAATAATTGTAATATCAGCAGCGTTTGCTTACTTGAATTTTCGTTTTTTGAAATTGCCAGCCTCCATTGGTTTGATGCTTATGTCTCTTGGGCTCTCGATACTTGTATTAGTAGTTGGGAATTTCTTTCCTTCAATCAAGCAAAAAATTGCAACAGAGTTATTGGGAATCAATTTTAGTGATTTGTTACTTGAAGGTCTGTTGAGTTTCATGCTCTTTGCAGGTGCAATACATGTAAAATTCGCTGATTTAAAATCGGAAAAGCTGAACATTCTACTTTTATCAACTGTCAGCGTTTTAATAAGCACATTCGTAATTGGCTTTTCAACGTTTTACTTATTTAATTTTTTAGGAATTAAAGTTCAAATAATTCATTCACTCTTATTTGGAGCTTTAATTTCACCAACTGATCCAATTGCTGTTTTGAGTATTCTTAAAAGTGCTGGTGTTTCAAAATCATTGGAAACAAAAATGGCGGGAGAATCACTTTTTAATGATGGAGTTGCCGTTGTTGTGTTCATTACAATTCTTCAATTTGCTGTGCCAAATGCAAACATTACCATTTCTAACGTTTTGCTGCTGTTTGGACAGGAAGCTTTGGGAGGCCTAATTTTAGGACTTGCAATTGGATGGATAAGCTTTAAACTTATAGCGAGTATTGATAATTACCAAGTTGAAGTTTTAATTACATTGGCCATGGTTATGGGAGGCTACACACTGGCACATTACCTACATGTATCAGGTCCCTTGGCAATGGTTGCAGCAGGAATTATTACGGGCAATAAAGCAAGAGATTTTGGTATGTCAAAAATTACTACTGAATACGTGGATAAATTTTGGGAACTCGTTGATGAAATTTTGAACGCAATACTTTTTGTTATCATGGGACTTGAACTCTTGCTGATTAAATCAAATGCAACTTTGATTTTTGCGTCCTTGCTCATGGTTATTATAAGCATTATCACCAGGTATTTTTCAATTTTTATTCCTGCATTTTTTGTTCATATCAACGAAAAAATGAATCAGAAGGTTTTAATTATTCTCACCTGGGGAGGACTGAGAGGTGGTATTTCAATTGCCCTAGCGCTATCTATTCAGCCCAATATGGATAAAGATATTTGGGTAACCGCTACTTATATTATTGTATGTTTTTCAATTCTTGTTCAAGGTCTAACGGTTGGCAAATTAGCCCAAAAATTAAAGTAA
- a CDS encoding universal stress protein — protein MKNFKLNTILVPTDFSETAQNALIHAISLSKKSFAKVVLLHVVESPVFVSPIDMLSTGYIITQMNDDSKANLKFMSDKLVKEHNIEIEIASYSGNVFDNIIQAVYTYDADLIVMGSNGTTGLKEWLFGSTAFNVVDTALVPVLTFSLNSNKCNFKKIVFPFNDNLLTLKKIEQVMVLAKIVNATILLFGYTDSHLISNMSIMRIKGNNLQKIFADEGISSSLTLSHGDNYADEILKFANSEYADIITVVASKNHGTDKDFKLKPDRKLVNHSGIPVLCVPVQE, from the coding sequence ATGAAAAATTTTAAACTAAATACCATTCTTGTGCCTACTGACTTTTCAGAAACTGCTCAAAATGCATTAATTCATGCGATTTCACTTTCAAAAAAGTCTTTTGCAAAAGTTGTACTTCTTCATGTTGTCGAATCTCCTGTTTTTGTTTCACCGATAGACATGCTTTCCACGGGTTATATCATTACCCAAATGAACGATGATTCAAAGGCAAACCTCAAATTCATGTCTGATAAACTTGTGAAAGAACATAATATTGAAATAGAAATCGCATCGTATAGTGGTAATGTTTTCGATAATATAATTCAAGCCGTATATACTTATGATGCAGATTTAATTGTAATGGGTTCAAATGGCACAACTGGACTAAAGGAATGGTTATTTGGAAGCACCGCATTTAATGTTGTAGATACCGCACTAGTACCGGTATTAACTTTTAGTTTAAATTCCAATAAATGCAATTTCAAAAAAATAGTCTTCCCCTTTAATGACAATCTCCTCACCCTTAAAAAAATTGAACAAGTGATGGTTCTTGCAAAAATAGTTAATGCAACAATATTGCTTTTTGGGTATACTGATAGTCACTTAATTTCAAATATGTCGATTATGAGGATAAAAGGAAATAACCTACAAAAAATATTTGCAGATGAGGGTATTTCAAGTTCTTTAACCCTTTCACATGGAGATAATTATGCTGATGAGATTCTGAAATTTGCGAACTCTGAATATGCAGATATTATAACTGTTGTTGCAAGCAAAAACCATGGCACTGACAAGGATTTTAAATTAAAACCGGATAGAAAATTGGTAAACCATTCAGGAATCCCTGTACTATGTGTACCTGTTCAAGAATGA